CTTAAACCTAGAgtttctttatatatatatatatatatatatatatatatatatatatatatatatatatatatatctttttttctttattacattttgatgtCAATATAGAAGTGTCACAACTTGGATAAATCCCTCCCACACGATCATCTGTCCAGTCAGAAAAGTGTCACTGTTTACATCTCATTTAGTTGTGCCAGTCAAGTCAACTCTGCACAACTCTGCACACCTTAACGGAATGCAGCCAATACACACGTAATAATATTTTAATATCCATATTAACCTCAAGCACAAACACGTTTAATGTGTTGTAGTTCAGCTAACGTCGCTgatactgtaaaaaaacaaacaaacaaacataacacaGGGGGCATGCTCTGTGCTCGTATTTGTTTCAGTAGTTCTCGATAACTTCTATTATAATTAGCGTTGTTTTTGATAATTCCTCCACGACCCGGTAACCTCCGTGTTGTTACCCAGTTGTACAGCTGTTGAATGTTTCAAGCTAGCTTAACTTCCGGTTTGACACGTATCCATAAACATGAGCAGAAAGTTGCTGGACTTGGCTTCAAGCGGGTCAACACGCGTTGTTGTTTACACACAGTTTGCCATGCTTTCAGAGCATTTTGGTTTCCCCCAAGAACAAGACCCTAAAAACTGTTGAGTACGACCACTTCAAACGAGCTGCTAAGAAGTAGGAAATGTTTGTCCTGCAGCGCTCGTCATTGTGACTCAGAACAACTTTCATTTCACAgactacacttttttttttttttttaatcgtttCACCATTGTAGGCTTCACCCACCGCGATATCCCAAAAGAAGCAGAATGATTTGAACTGTACCCACCTGGTCCTTTTCAGATTTAGAAATGTGGTcgccacctcctcctccttctcctgtgtCTCTCATTGTTGTCTTCTCCTCCGTTCGCCTCACTCACAGATTATGGGAGGAAGAAAAAGGCTTCAGTGTTTCTCTTGGACCATTCTCCAGGGATGAGGCTAATATCCTTGGATTTGCTCTGACAAAAATGTATCCTAAACTCTAAAAAAATGCCATTTGAGGACACAAGGTGCAGAGCGGACACACCACACAGGTGAgggtgtggttttttttttttttttttacaagaggCACACAACCTGCAAATTCCTTAAATCAAGGAGGGGCAATTTGTAGCCAGAGAGACTGCATACCTGGGGTGTGAACTGAGCCAAATCTTAATCTTCTCTCAAAATGAGTTAATTTCAATGGAaaagctgccccccccccccccctccctctttgaaaaaaaatcctctttgcCACTAATGACTCAATCATTTTGACACCACTGTAGCAGACAGACAACTGAAGACACATGACTGAGGTATTTGCTTCTTTGCTGTTTGGCTAAAAATATCACACATTAAGACCTGGATTTCCAACAGTGCAAGTGTGAAACCACCATCAAGGACAACTTACTTCTTCGTTGTACTGTCCCAGTCGTAtttgctctgtgtttttgttgttttttccttgtCAAAGCAACTTTGAGTATCTAGAAAAGAGCTATATAAAaccaatttattattattattattattaataactaAAGCCAGATGGTTTACCCCTTGGAAATATTGAATCATTTTCCTTGTAGGAATCTGTTTCCCTAGGTTAATCCAGGCATGCATTAATTGCAAGTCAACTCCAGACATTCGTtgatataaaatatttattaaacaaTGCATTTAAATATTGAGGAATTGATACTATAAAAAGAAATATGGTGAAGCATTTCACGCAGCATTCAAACAtccacattgtgtgtgtgtttacagagaaTAAATCCACGTTCCAAGTACCAGTCAGTCCGAACATATAAACAGAGATATTTGGTTGTAAATGCATTTGAAGAACCGTACTCCTCTTTAGTCCATATCTATGTTTTCTCCTCTCGTCCCTATCTGCCGAATCCCTGTGGGCTGTCTGCCTCCTTTGACACGTCTTTTCCTTTTATCTTGTTGATGTGGTACAATGTGTTGGCCAGGTTATGAAGCTGGCACGTCCCAAGTTGGCAGCCATGCTGAGGTGCGCGCCGTGGACGCAACTTCAGTGCCATgctgttaataaaaaaagaagttgaaaGAGGGCGAACAAATATTAGattaattaaaatacaaatatgagcGTTATATTATACACTAGGGCTTGAGTTTTATATCAATTTGCTAATGTATTTGCTCTTTCGTACCTGCGTTTCAGTGCATCCAGGTCCAGATGTTTGTCCTCTGCATGAAATGGGATGATCTTCAGTGCCTGAGCATGGTGCTCCTTTGTGTCCTCTGAGCTTTCAGCAGCTGAAGCCTGTACAGTGTCCTCTGGGAAGACAACGTCTTCGTCTGAcctgtgagtaaaaaaaaaaagaaggtcctttttgtttacattttttaaagataatctAACACAAAGTCCAGTTCATCCTGAAACCAGTCTGCAGCAGAATCTTCAAATCCTTTTGGAGGTTCATTTTGAATAGAAACCAACacaaggaaaataaatcaaacataaaCGCTGATAaacttctttgtgtgtttttttgtaagtaAGCACTTGTGAATTTGATGCCTTCAAATTCTATTGGTGTCTTAGTCAGCATCCTCTCTTGTAAACTCCTTTTACTGCTACCTTGTGTCTGAAATGTCTTGATATTTTAGGTGATACTTCAATATGGTATAATGAGTATTTTACCTTCATTATTAGCAGTGTATTTACTGATGTTCTTACTGACCTGTGAAGGGGTCTAAGAGGTGAGGCAGAAGTCAAAGGGacaatcagcagcagcagaacagctATCTCCATACCGCACAGGCCTGTGGGAGAAAACACCATTAGTGATGCTGAGAAAAACACACCGTCCTGACCAGAATAATTCCCCCTAGATCGTCTGACAAAGTCAATATTTAACCTCAATAACTCAGACAACAAACCTGTGACAAGAAAGGCCATTAAAGATGATAGTTATTGGTTAGACATGTGTTCAAAACATCATAAACATGAATCCAGGATGTAACTTACCACCAAAAGAAACCCAAGATCTGCTGtggctttttttaatttttttaatggaaCCGTTCAAAGTCTCTTGTTGATTGTTGGATGCTCAAGTCTGACATCCCTCTGTACCTCTGGTCCTTTATAGTGATGGCACAGTGAAGGGGTGTGTCTTTAACGCAGTCATAGTGGCAAACCAACTCCCACACTAATAAATCATCAGTCACTGTggcagttttgtttttctttatttacaggCGCTATGATtccaaaataaacataatatatCAGTCCTTAgcaaaacattaaacataaacTCAATGTGACCTTGTACCCTTTGCCATGTTTACATTGATTTTTATGTTCACTCTTTGCTcgacatccccccccccccccccccccccctcatccacatcctcctccatccctcagCTCTCTCGCTCAACTCGCTGCTGAGCAATTGTTCCAGAAATCATTCTTTCATCCTTATCACCTGCAGGAAGCTCGCGGAGCCCAAAATAACCTGATTTTCCTTCAGGCTTTTCTTTATCGCCTCATTTTTCCTGTGCCTTTTTCCCTTGAGTCACTTTGGCCATCACTGTGTTTATTCCTCAAAATGCCCTTCACTCAGCCCCCTGTTCACATACAGTGTTTGAAAAAGACCTCAAGATAGTCAATCTAATTAAGATGACCTTATTGAAGCAGTCAAGATTGGTTCCTGCTTGTGTTagccatgcaaaaaaaaaaaaatcttaagcTTTGAGACTTGGCCAAATACAGACACCTCTAGGAAATAATCTCAGAGTTCTTCATCTTTTAATAACACAGTAAGTCCTCAGGGAGTTAGTGATACATTTAATGTTTTCCAACCTTCGCACTAAATTTCTCCCagcctctctccttctctctgaatCACAACTTCCCCCTCTGGAGTCCATTGTGTGGCCTTCCTGTGACCATCTGGGCAGGTTGTGTTTGTCAGAGCAGTGCACTGAGTCATGACAGGCGCGCGTGCACTGGAGAGGGCAAGCCGTTGAATGAGAATGCAATCCTGTGCTTTCTCACAAGCATAATAGTCGATTGCATCAAATGTTTGATGAGTAATTTCCTCGAGAAGTGCTACAACCTGCACGACAGCAAAGATTATGTGCTGAATGAAAAAAGGCAGTCTCTCGTAAAACCGTGACCTGTTTTCGTCATAACTACACGAGGAAGCAagctttacaaaaataaaaaaataatggatTAGGCAATATAAAGCAGATTATTCTCACCTATATTGATAAGAAATGCATGCTCAAGCTGTGtaggaaaacaacattttggcaATGCCTGGTTCCAGGTCCTGCTACCATGAGCTGCTACGTTTATTTAGTGATAGTAAACTGCATACACGTGGGTTTTAAAGGGATGTTTTTCACCGTTCTTGTCATTTTACACCCTTAATAATTTCTATGATACACAAGAAACTGAGAAAACAATAAGCAGGATAACGGGTCATGTCATCTTTCATTGCAGTATTACAGGGATGTTGCAATGGGAAACATGTTGGAAGGTATTCTCCATATGGAGAGTAGGTCGAATAATGAAGAGAAATCTATATTGCTGTTTCTCCCACCTTAGCATTTATAAGCACGAAACCATTCAAACATGctttcacttcatttttttaaatttgtaagCAGATCAACGTTTTGTGTGAGGAATGCGATTGTTTTCATCTCATTACTGCACCGTTATGTGCGTCCTAACTGTTTAgatgtttttctatttcattGGATCTAATTTGAATACGttcatattattatttcttaatTGATTTCAACTCATTTTTTAAGGCGGTTTATTGCTCATAGTAAGTGTCCTGCAGGTAATAACATTGTAAATAGATACTGAGGTATGCCTGGCCtttacaacaacagcaacacatgTTGATGCTTTGATACGACCGCATCAGAAATGACAATATAGCATAGTGTACTTGTAGTTTCTTATAAAacaccctgaacacatcatcctgactgtttttctttttttccttttttatgtgGTTGTTGTTAAAGCGACACACGGTTTAGGCTGGAgggcaagaaaagaaaatgcaccCAAACCTTGAGCAACTCCTTATATCTTTGTCTGTTCATGATGACTAAAGACAAACAGGTATAATGTGAAAAcaatacacacactgacattaaaataaaagataacaGAAATATCTTAattacaaatgtacaactgggTAATTCAATACCTCGACACAGaaagtaaacaaaagataaaatacCCTCACTATCATAGGCAAATATCTCactggtgtaaaaaaaaaaatgtacttaaaaaaaatacaaaaaggtgAAGAGGTTTAAAACTGCTTCTTTAAAAGTGGACTGACCCTTAAAAGCTGACAGAGATCAGTTGAGTTTAGGCTACATGTTTTATGGCATGTCTCAGGTATTACCACAatcatgatgtcagtgtgtgtcagcatgATTAAAGCAGTCTGTCCTGAATTCAACACGTCAGGGACAACACTTGTTTTCTTCCACTACTTTTAAAGGTCACTTTGGGTCGTTTGTCTGACTTGTTGATGTCCTCCTTCTCAAGTGGCTTAATTTATCTTGGAGGAATACAGGTTCACTTCCATGAGAATACTTGTCTCCCACTATCCCTGACGTAACATGCATCCTGTTGTTGTAAGCCTCCGACCACCAGCCGGCCACTCCAACACTCCCGGCCGTGTTTCCTCTGCCCACTGGGCACAAGAGTGAGCATCCTGCCAGGAAAGACTGCCATTCACTCGCACTTCATCTTCTCACACATTACGTCTCTAAGGGCACTCAAGACACTTTGCAACAAGTGTGTAAACTCCGGCCTTATCTTCACAGTATAACGTGTACGACAGGTTAgctaaatttaaaacaaagacatccGACTTAGTAGAATAAAGTCAGATCAAAACATTTGCTGCCTTCCCTTTATATGCACTTTGGGTTCTGGCCAAGCTGATCTTATGAGTTTGGATCTTTTGTATTGTCTTTCAATGGAACCTTTATGATGTACACTCATTGTGTAAGATATAACCTCGAGAGACTTTTAATCGGATAAACTCAGCCATGAAATATCTCCATCTTGTGGGAGTGCTATCAAACAGAATTGTAATACAGATTGCGCAACATGTAGTCTGCTGTACTCGTGCATTTACATGACATCTGAAGCTGTAAAAAATCAGCTAATGGGGAAAAACAGAGTTGTGCCATCTTAGGTGAAtctgcagacacatttttctgctGAGGTTTTTGAATCCACTTTTGCCGTCAAACGCTCCGCTGTGGTTATGCAACAGCCTGAGATGCGTGATTAAAACTAAAATCTTAATGGTGAGTGCGTCGCTCGGTCATTCTCAAGCCATTAAGAGATTTGAAGTGAAAGACTGCGTTGGATTGGaacggagagagagacaatgagagagatgagagagatgTGCCACACAAGTCTAGAAAACCTGTAGGTTAAAGGGTCAACACAGAGATATAAGCTTTGAGTCCATTAGTGGATTATAACCATAACCACTCCATGAGTCCTGCACCTCTCTAGGattaaatagagagagagagagagagagagtgaaacaaAGAgggagagcaaaagagagataTGCTGAGCGCATGAAGGTGACTGGAAAGCAAGTGAATTCATCAAATTTAAAGGGAGAATATAGTTAACTGTGCAAACTTGGACTGGAAACACTGGCAGACGAGCTCATCTGAAGCACTCTGGTGTGGGAGATCTAAAGTACTTTTGGTAGACTTAAAATATATCATCTGGCTGATAAAATCCCAGCACAAGGTAAGTCTAGACAAATATATTTAGTGATCTGTCTGTCGTCTTttttatgtgagtgtgtttttttttaaatatttatatttgtctgtgtgtgtgaataaaatgtTCTCGTTGATAATTGTGTAAAACGTGTAAGGAAGCATTTATCACTCGTGATGAACGTTAGGATAAAGAGGcaacatttgtgttttattgaaaatcTCTGATTCTAATGTGACATATTTACTATATTTCCATAAACTCAAAGCATACTATATATAATGTGTATGTTTTGACATTATGTATTGAATCATGCCTATTTTCTGTCACCCCCATTATTGTTGTGTAACTTTAATTTTGTTATGGcctcatattgtgtgtgtgtgtgtgtgtgctaatgtgtgtgtgcgtgtgcagtAAACATGGTGGTGGACCTTGAGGGGATTATCCGCTGCATCAAGCAGGGGGATGAGAACGGTGTTCAGTCACAGCTGCAGGAGTTCAACAAAGAGGTAACGCAGTGTAGAAGCTGGCACACACTGGAGTTAGGCTGCTGCTGTGACACTTTCAGCCCCTCACTTTGTGTCCCTCTCTCCCCTGCAGTACGCACAGTGTTTCTTCTTTGAtgcagaggagagggagcgAAGAAGAGTAAGTCGGTTGGTGTTGCGCTCATTCACGGAGAGAAAGTGAACTACCCTGTTAACCCTCTCCTCCGTGTTCTCTATCCCTGCTTACAGTCTGTCTGTGATTAGTATTTCTGCTGTGCAAGTTGCCCCTGATCCTCTCTCCCTGCATGCGCCGGCAGATTGGGCACAGACAAAGTGATTGACACATCGCAACATACAGTATGGTAATCTCTACAACACAGAGAGCTCTGTTGTCTGCAGTCACTGTGCAGCAGCTCTCTGGCCATATTCACACTACCAAGCAGTAGGTCAGTAGTAAGTAAGCAGTAGTCTCAACTTGTGTTTTTAGTCTACAACACAGttcaaaaatccaaaacataacataaacattaaaacaagttACAGGTAATCTGAAGGACTCCTAAAAGAGCAGTTTACAGTGAGCCAAATGCTGCAAGTACTGTGCATCCTGTTGtatgaaaacaatgaaatagtatgttgtttttctataGAGATAGACGCCATACCTTTTTCATTATAGCTTTGTATACTGTAGTGACCAAAAAAGTTAATTCTGATTAAGAACCTTATAAAGCTCATTTCAGGAGCACTAGTGGTAGCCTAGTGTTTATGTCACGCAccccacgtacagaggctatagtctttgccgcagcagcagcagcagtcatgggtttgaatccggccttggctctttgctgcatgtacatggtaaatggactagaGCTTATATAGTGCTATTCTAACTACTTAGAGTGCTTttatgtcacacccacccattcacacactgatggcagaggctgttacgtaaagtgtccatcagtattaactaatccgttcatacacatttatGCACCGCTGACAAAGTGGCAgtagcaacttggggttaagtgccttCACATCGgacatccccccctcccccccccactgtCATTTCCTGTCTAAATTCAGATAAAGTCATATCTCATTAAAAAAGGCTAAAATGCCCCCCCCCTGCtcattttaatgaaatatatttctCCCTTCATGTCTGCCTCCCTAATGAGAgttacattttaactttttaatgttttttttctagaatttcctttcattttcattcGAATGCACCTTCTCGTTACTTTACCTGAATTTTTATTCTGTCCTGTTTCTAGATAGCAGCGAGGTCAAAACTTTATGCCAGCAGAATTTCCACAAGCTAGACACTTttgtacaaatacattttttctttctcttctgttgCGCTGCTCAACGAAATCTTACCTTCCACCtccaacagaaaagaaaactagaAGAGGTATGGTGCCCGCGACAGTTCAGaaataatgtttatattttgtttcTGATTTCACAAGAGAGGATCAAAAGTAATTCAGAAACTGCAATCTAGTATAAAACTTTGACTttacttcttctcctctctcctgttccAGTTCAGGAAGAACAAAGTGAGGGAGTACACTGATTCTGACTCGGACTGTGACGAGTATGACCAGGAGAATCGAGACCTTATCCTCAGACAGGTACCTGACACTATCATGCTCTGCTTGCCCAGAGGTTGTTTTAAAAGGAATGTCATAAAacttcaattcttttttttctgtccctaTCCTCAGAATTTAGCTGTTGTCCTTGTGAGGTTCATCAGTACAGGAGTTAAATGTCACGTGTTGAGATTATGTCTGCGCTCCCTGAGGATCCTCTCCAGAGACAAGAAGGTCCTCGGCCCCCTGGTCACCGACAGCGCTCTCATCACTCTGGCCAGAGTAGCCGGCCTGACTACAGGTGATGCATGTGATGAAGGCGGGGACCCTGACTCGGATTTCTATGACAACATCATCGCTTCTGTCTCTGAGGCCAGAGTTCTGCAGAGTTGCTCTGTAGAGGACGGAGATAATGTTGAAGCCAGTGACCAAAACGAAGAGTGCTCGGCCTTCGATGAGGACGCCAAGAGTGACATAAGCATCGCCAACAGCGGTGACCTGGACAGCATCAGCTGGTGCGGGAGCCACAGGCCCAGCATCAACGAAATGCACCGAGCCGGAGACCACCACAAGGTGCTGGAGCGTGGGAGGAGGGACCGCAGGGAGAGCCAGATGGATggggagggagaagaggaggaagggcaGTTGGGAGAGGATTTGCAGAGAAAGGAGGCCATGAAGGTGTTGTGTAATGTGGTATACAACAGTACCTGGGCACAGGAGCGGTTCAGTGCTCTCAGGTGGGATAACTGGCAGAAACATGCACATACAACAAAGCATATAACAATCAAACGTAGACATGCATTGGTCACCAGGATATTTAGGCTCTAGGATAAGTCAAAGGACAGATTGTGTAAATGAATCCAAGTTGGAAAAGCATTCACATTCCACCTATTCATTTTTGGTGTCGATCCTTTGAATCTGGCAAATTGTTCTGCTTGAATTTAACAACCAGCTTTGATTTAAAGCAACAACCACCTGTCTGTTAACAGACGGTTCCACAAAACTAACCAAATGTTTTCCTGAATCAGGCTCTTGTGTGGCCTCACAGAGCGCCTGTCCTCCAGTAGGAGCTCCTCATCTCCGTCCAGTGGTCAGTTTTATGAACTACGCCTCATGTTTCTCATGACGGCACTTCGGCCAGAGCTCAGGACTCAGCTTCAACAGGTCACATATGCTCACTTACCctaaataaacatgtgaaataGTTAATTACATAGAATAAtgtaatagtaataataataatagttcaTATATGATGTAAATGATTCTGATAAGCTGTATCTCGTGTTGATCTTGAAAATAATTATTGACCAAGATTCATGCTGCACACGTGAGTTCTGGTTTCATTCCTGCACTTAAAATTGTTCTGTTGCTCTAACAGGAGTGCGGCGTGTCCATCCTCACTGCAGCCATGGAGAGCAGCCTGGAGGTTCAGTGGAAGGACCAGTATGAGTGTGTGTCGAGCCCAGCAGAAGCTGCAGCACCCATCTCACTTGAAGCCTCTCAGCGTGTCATAGAGATCCTAAAAATCCTCTTCAACAtcacctacagcatgcacaggCAGGAGCCAAATGAGGTTAGTGAGTATATGATCATTAATGAAGCTGACAGCTTTCAGGTGGGATGTTTTGAGGAGATACACAAATAaacttttctctttattttcatgatttGATCGGATGAGTACAGTAGAGCCCTGGAGGTTACAtgggtgggtttttttttttatctcgcACGTACGACTTACTATCTCGCGCGTGTGACTTATAATTCATGTCACTGATGTGGTTCCCCTCAGTCGTTGATGATACGTAGATGATGAAAAGAATCgccgttgacactgacttgctttcaaaaaGGATTATTTATTAACAAGAAAGCATCAGTAGACACGTCTGCCTAGGAGAGTCatgaagccaataatgatctctgtcgaacacacagaAACGCTGGTATATATGGACACACcccacaggagaacaacatggACATCTGTTTTTCAGGACAACCCCTCTCCATACAGCTGTGGGGGTTTCTGTCTCAGATGTATGTAgtatgtcataaactcaaaggacaacacaggtcCCAGATACAATCACTTGTCCAGACGTGGTCTCCACACCCTTAAGGAGTTCACCGATGTCTCAGgaatttcagatatttcagaCACTTCATCACCTCCCGGGCTGCGTAGATGAGCCCAGTTTAGTACTCGAAGACTGTATGGCTGCATCCTGGCGCTCCCTCGTCTGTGAGCTCTCGTCTGTGAGCTCTCGTCTGTGAGCTCTCGCCTGGATGCCTGAAGCACTCTAATCTCTAATTTTCAACATAAAGCCATAAAGCTCCAGAAATCAAAATATCTGTAGTGTTGTGATATATTACATACTTAGTAGGTGTTTAtatacgacggaggattagggccatgttacatttttttttttaatttcgagattaaactcgtaaatttacgagaataaagtcgcaaatttatgactttaatctcgaaataaaaaattaacgtggccctaatcctctgtcgTATTTATACATTCAaggctaaataaaaaataagcattTTCGCCATTCTATATGTATATGTGCTTTTTGAgttatatataaacacacagctcaatCAGCAGCATCGGTtcagctgttgaaaaaaaaacgtcaCTCTAAAACTCTCCCCTGTGCGTGACTCATTTGGTCTTTTCATTCATGTTACAATTCACTaaacagacgcttttatccaaagtgacgtacatcagagagtaagtacaacactaatccattcatacaccgccactgaagcagcgggagcaatgcagggttgagtgtcttgcccaaggacacattggacatgctgctcagctggggattgaaccttcctattgagaggcgacgactctaccaactgagccacagccacccattCATGAATTCATTTGGGCTTCTTGTAAACCTCGGGCGCGTGACTCCATCTTCTTCACTGTCTTCTACACGCTTATCATCTTTTGACGCGGtggtaatgtttgaattaatcatactgtaaatattaatttaattaattaaatacatttctggaGGAGCGGGGAGCCAGAGCGCATGAGACGAGAGCACACAGACGAGAGAGCGCCAGGATGCAGCCATACCCGACTCGTTTAGTCTGCAGTGTATAGAGGGACAAATGAGCTGAGCTGTG
The genomic region above belongs to Labrus bergylta chromosome 21, fLabBer1.1, whole genome shotgun sequence and contains:
- the si:dkey-94f20.4 gene encoding synembryn-A, with amino-acid sequence MVVDLEGIIRCIKQGDENGVQSQLQEFNKEYAQCFFFDAEERERRRKRKLEEFRKNKVREYTDSDSDCDEYDQENRDLILRQNLAVVLVRFISTGVKCHVLRLCLRSLRILSRDKKVLGPLVTDSALITLARVAGLTTGDACDEGGDPDSDFYDNIIASVSEARVLQSCSVEDGDNVEASDQNEECSAFDEDAKSDISIANSGDLDSISWCGSHRPSINEMHRAGDHHKVLERGRRDRRESQMDGEGEEEEGQLGEDLQRKEAMKVLCNVVYNSTWAQERFSALRLLCGLTERLSSSRSSSSPSSGQFYELRLMFLMTALRPELRTQLQQECGVSILTAAMESSLEVQWKDQYECVSSPAEAAAPISLEASQRVIEILKILFNITYSMHRQEPNEEDAALYRHLVAILRLCLTRKCTLSDDTDELQGHTVNLLSALPLQCLDVLLVAPVQGDSQPSQGVNMDCVHILLLFMERRLESGDKIKEKLTPVLNLLTESCRAHRETRHYVRKHILPPLRDVSHRPEEGSTVKNRLIRLMTHLDTDLKHCAADLIFVLCKENVRRFVKYTGYGNAAGLLATRGLLGGQTSRTLSSDTQYSSDSDSDTEEYRQVKDRVNPVTGRVEAVQPDPMEGMTEDEKEEEAKRLIMLFNKLSRDKIIQPMGVNSEGRLIPMSGLRENSLIEEGESGSENDGGGKEGEKN